The following coding sequences are from one Remersonia thermophila strain ATCC 22073 chromosome 2, whole genome shotgun sequence window:
- a CDS encoding mitochondrial 54S ribosomal protein bL21m, with amino-acid sequence MSRALLRSALGLRAPISRLAAPAVPRATPSPFSPAAAAAAVAATTPALTSVRLFNQTAQHVEPSQDPAVLLSSNPASSSPRQQPPQQPQEAQQPAQPPRPLSPAVRALLPVLAAQPGHYIRIHIHGRPFLVTEGDSVRLPFRLRGVQTGDVLRLDKASVLGSRDLTLKGAPYVDERLFTCRAVVTGVESEPMRVMIKKKQRCRRKKHVKSKHRFTVLRICEVRVNGEVANEA; translated from the coding sequence ATGAGCAGGGCCCTGCTGCGCTCTGCCCTGGGGCTTCGAGCCCCGAtctcgcgcctcgccgcgccggccgtcccTCGAGCCACCCCTTCTCCGTTctcgccagccgccgccgccgccgccgtcgcggccacGACACCCGCCCTCACCTCTGTGCGCCTCTTCAACCAGACCGCCCAGCACGTCGAGCCGTCCCAGGACCCGGCCGTCCTGCTCTCCTCCAACCCCGCCTCATCCTCACCACGACAACAGCCGCCCCAGCAACCGCAAGAagcgcagcagcccgcccaaccaccccgccccctctcccccgccgtccgcgccctcctccccgtcctcgccgcccagccgggcCACTACATCCGCATCCACATCCACGGCCGCCCCTTCCTGGTCACCGAGGGCGACTCGGTGCGCCTCCCCTTCCGGCTGCGCGGCGTCCAGACGGGCGAcgtcctccgcctcgacAAGGCCTCGGTGCTGGGAAGCCGCGACCTGACGCTCAAGGGCGCGCCCTACGTGGACGAGCGGCTCTTCACGTGCCGCGCCGTGGTGACGGGCGTCGAGTCGGAGCCCATGCGCGTCATgatcaagaagaagcagcggTGCAGGCGGAAGAAGCACGTCAAGAGCAAGCATCGGTTCACGGTGCTGAGGATCTGCGAGGTGAGGGTGAACGGGGAGGTGGCGAATGAGGCTTGA
- a CDS encoding 40S ribosomal protein uS19, protein MADVDYNAEEAAENRRKRTFRKFTYRGIELEALLDLGSDELRDVVHARARRKINRGLKRRPMGLIKKLRKAKQEAKPNEKPELVKTHLRDMIVVPEMIGSVIGIYSGKEFNQVEIKPEMVGHYLGEFSITYKPVKHGRPGIGATHSSRFIPLK, encoded by the exons ATGGCTGACGTCGATTAC aacgccgaggaggccgccgagaacaggaggaagaggacctTCCGCAAGTTCACCTACCGGGGCATCGAGCTTGAGGC tctcctcgacctcggctcCGATGAGCTGCGCGATGTCGTCCACGCCCGTGCCCGGAGAAAGATCAACCGCGGCCTCAAGCGCAGGCCGATGGGTCTGATCAAGAAgctgcgcaaggccaagCAGGAGGCCAAGCCCAACGAGAAGCCCGAGCTCGTCAAGACTCACCTTCGCGACATGATTGTCGTCCCCGAGATGATTGGCAGCGTCATTGGCATCTACTCCGGCAAGGAGTTCAACCAGGTCGAGATCAAGCCCGAGATGGTGGGCCACTACCTCGGCGAGTTCTCCATCACATA CAAGCCTGTCAAGCACGGTCGGCCAGGTATCGGTGCCACCCACTCTTCTCGTTTCATTCCTCTCAAGTAA